The Candidatus Thermoplasmatota archaeon genomic interval GCGGAGGCCGCGGGGTCCGAGGCGAGGCGCAGGCCGAGCCGAGGACGACGCGCAGGCGAGCGCAGCGAGGCTGCGCGGAGTCAAATCCCGTCCTGTCCACTCTTCCGAACCACTGCGCCCGTAGTCTAGCTTGGATAGGACAGGAGGCTCCGGACCTTCAGACCCGAGTTCGAATCTCGGCGGGCGCGTCCCAATTTCGCTGGGAGAACGGGGGAGGTAGAAATGTCAACCCCGCCCGGCGGCTTGAACCCGTTAGCCATGGGCAAGCCTCCGGCGTCTGGCGTGAAACTGTCCCTTCATTCCGGCCTTGGCTTCGGCCTTGGCGAGATAGTGCTTCTCGACCGTCGCAACCGTGTCCCCGAGCCAATCGGCGACGTGGTAGACGTTGAACCCGCTGTCGATGAGGCGTTTGGTTGCGCACCACCGCCTCATCGTGTAGGGGATGAAGTCGGGCCAAATTGCTTTGCCCGCCTCCGACAACGCGTTTCCAAGCTTGTTGGGGTGCCACCGGTCGCCGTTTTCGTCGAGGAACAGGGCCACGCTGTCGGGCCTTGCCACATTGGGGCGAACGTAGGTGGCGTAGTGCCACAAGCTCTTGCCGTTTGACGCGGTGACGACAAACGGTTCCACGTCCACGAGATCCCGCTTTCGGCCCCCCTTCTTGGGCTCCGTGACGGTCACGGTTCGCTCCCGGAAGTTGACGTCGCTCAAGTTGAGCGCCGAAAGTTCCGAGGGCGGACGCGTGCCGCCCCAGAAGCCCCAATGGAAGACGTGCCGCAGGGTCTCGTTGAGGTATCGGTTGTTTGGCTTGTCCGGGTGGACGGCCTCGCCCCAGAACCGGGGAACGAGATCGTCGGGCGGAAGGCTCCAATGGGCGCCTACCTCCTCGAACCGCTTGTTGAGGCTTGGCCAATGAAGGCCAAGGTAGGCGTTGAGGCTCTTGAGCGCCTTCCGGTAGTGGTTGAGCGCCGAGCCCGACGCGCCTTCGTCCTGCAACCGATACGCGACGTGGTCCAACCACGAGCGCTCGTTCGGTGGCCGAAGTTGTACGGGCGCTGCCGGGTGTTGTTCCAGGTAGCGCAAGTACCGCAGGCGGCAGCCCACCGTGCTCTCGCGGCCGTCGATCTTCGTCGGCCGCAATTTTTGCACGGCGATCATGTCGCGCTGCAGGTCTTCGTAGGTCCACGCGATCAGCTTCTCGTTGGTTTGGACGAGGGTTTGTCCAAGGTCGATGATGCCGGCCTTGTGGAGACGTTCGAGGATGGCGAACGTCTCGTTTGTCACGCTCAGACTGACTTCCGGCGCCAAGGGCGCCGGGATTCCACTTCCTTGAGTCAGGGTTCCAGATTGCTTTTGCACCTCCAACGCCTCAAAGGGCGATGCGGTCGACACGCTGCGCTCGTTGGGTGATGTTTGGGGGGCCTTTGGGGCAGAGAAACCTCCCGCCTGCAGGGGGTTTAGGAGGTCAAAAAGGTAGGCCCGGAACCGGGGGTCGGAATGCTCATCAACCGACGATGCCACGCTCGGAGCCCGCCTGGGTGGTGTAGGTCCCGGGCGCTTGGCTCCGGTCATCCACCGCGCCTTGGCGCAGCTTCGGCGTGGACTCCTCTGCCCTTGGGCTTGAGGAGTCCCCCGCGGGTTGCCCTTGGGCAACCGGCGGTCTGATTTCGTTGAGGCGGCGTGCCACTGCCTCGCGCACGAACTCTGCGCGGCTGAGGTTGGGCACGGCCTCGCTTTCGATCACGTCGTCAATCGCCCGAGCTTGGCTTGGCGGGAGATAGACGCTCACCTGCTTTCGTTTGCGCGGCATGGGGGCACACACGTCGGCTGTCGCGCGTGGCGCAACCTTACGGGTCTTGGTGTAGGTTGACGAAGATAACGTTTCTGTGTGGACCATGCAAAAATGCGGTCGGGCGCATTCTGCGATTGCTATGGGCGGCCAGCGGCGCGCGTTTCATCGAGCGACTTCTGCACGACGGATCGAACCGTATCGTCGAGCGAAAGGACCTTCGGGCGTCCCGGGAGGACCTTGATGAGGTCGAGGGAGCGCATGTGCTTGAGGTGCCAGTGAATGGTGGAATCGTGAACGCCGAGGTTCTGCGCGATGTCTCTCTGCGTGAGGCGCTCGGTGGCCGCGAGAGTTTCCAAGATGCGTCGGGGTTGCTGTCGTTGAAGGAGGGCGTTCACATGTTGTTCCAAAGCCGTGAATCGGCCTCCGTTGAGGAAAAAGCACCGCTTGTTCCCGAACACGCGTGAGGCGAGGATGTGCGCCTCCTCCAATCGCGTAGCATGGTACTCGACGGTTTGATAGGGAACGTCCAGATCGGCCGCAAGCGCTCCCAAGTGGATGCCCGGGCTGCTCACGACCGCGTTGTAGATCCGACGGCGCAGCGGGTGGTAGAGGATGCGGTCGGGTTTCAGGCGGTGGTAAAGAATAGCGAATGGAACAACGAGGATCGCGAGAAGGAGGAGAATCGCTTCAAGCGCTTGCGGGATGGAGGCCTGGCTGCCGGGAGGAATCCCGGCCGCTCTCTGATCTCCGGAGGCTGCAAACTGCAGGGGTTGAGGCGCTTGGAGCAAAGCGGGCGGGAGTGATGAGAGAGGCAGGCCTCGGTCGAGTTCCGTTGTGCCAAAGTTGCTAGGCGCCTCGGAGGAATCCGCGATGCGGCCGCCAAGCTGATCCGCCGCGTGAGTTGCCAGTTGATTTAGGGGTGGTCCCGGTTGAATTTTGGCATCGACCTCGGCAACGTAGTATCCCGAAGTCACGTTAGGCGTGGCATCGTAAAGCGCTTGCTCGGGGAAGTCGAATCCCGGCGGGGGGCAGATCGTGACGATGATGGGCGGATCAGGATGGCAGCGGCGGAACTCCTCGGCTGCAAACCAGATGAGGAAATCGGTGCCGTTGAGGGTAAGCGCAGCGGGGAGACGAACACCATCGTACCTCCCAAAATAGGGGAGCTCGCATCTGCCTTCACAGCGGTTGTCCTTGTACACAGGGGTTTGAATGTTTAAGTGAATCTTGAAGCTCCAGTCCCGAAATTCCACGTCGAAGGTTTCTCGGGCATATGCTGGGGCGTGTGCTTGGTAGGTGGATGAAAACATTTCATTTGCGAACTGCCACACCGGATGTTCGACCCACATATCACGGAGGTTCGCGCTCCACCCTATTTCCGGAAGGCCTTGATGCTTGACTTTGATCTGCACAAGATGGACGTGTTGACGCACGTCAATTTCGTCATCACCGGGATCTGTTTGAGTTCCGCCGCTATCGTAATGCAGATTGACGGGATGTCCGTCGGACACGACCTTTACGGATGCTGGACCGGCCTCCTCTTTGATAGTGCCCCCTTCAGCACTCACAGCAGCGGTCAAGCCCGCGGTCAGGGCGAGAATCCCTGCGACGAGGGCTCGCCTCAAGGACGCGCGGCCTCCAACTCGACGCTCTGCTCGGACTTGCAGGAATCATTCCTGACCGGGATTTGCTTACGACACCATGCGACGCACTCCCATGTCTTAGTGGTGTCCGCGCAGTCTTCCGGACCCTCTGCAAAGACCGGGCCGCTTCCCCCACCTACGAGAAGAAATGCGGTCAAAAGCAACCCCATCGACGATCTAACCCCGAAAGCCATTTCCTTTCCCCGGCCGCGAAGTCCCTTTCAGCCGACTTAAAGGTTATCCGGATTTTTGCAGGAACCACATAGGTTTGGGGGTGTTGAGCGCGAATCGTACAAGGCGGCATCGCGAACCTTTATGGATGTGGAGGCATACCGGCGCCAGTAGCATGCTTGAGGCGGGCGCCAAAGTCACGATTGCCATTGCTGTCGCGGTGGCACTTTCGGGGTGCTTACAGCCGTCATCAATTACAGATGCGAATCAAGAGGATTTGCAACCGACCGGCGATAATGCAGGTGTTGGCCGACCTCACGTTGTTGTAGCTATTTTTGATACGGGAATCAATCCTTATCACCCAGCGTTTCGTGCGGTCGGGCTCCCGGAACCGGCGCTCATCATTCCTGATCTTCCGACGTACGAAACAGTAGACCTTTCCTTCGAGACTGCCTACGACGACGCACTTCAGAAAGATCGCTCTAGCAGCTTGGAACCGGGAAAACTCTACTGGTTTAGGGACACCAGAATCCTCGGCTATTCACACTATCAGTCGTCCAGTTACCGCTATGCGGTTCTCGACGAAGAAGGACATGGCACAGCCGCGGCCTCGATGGTATTGAAAACAAATCCTGACGCGATTATTCTTGCGGTGGAAACTTTCCCTCGGGGACGGGAGATACTTCCGTGGGCGGCCAACCAATCATGGATCGACGTATTCTCAATCAGTTCGGGCCCTGTCGCAAACATACCCGCTGAATTTATTAGTCCACCCCCGCGAGAGCAGGATGGTTTGCGAACGGCCGTGGAGAATGGAAAACTCGTTGTGGGTGCGGCGGGTAATGAGCCTGTTCCGCCTTGGATGGCACCCGATCCGGGCGCGCCTTGGTCCATCGGAGTTGGCGGTGCGTGGTCGAACACGCGTGGAGAAACTGCTGTTGCCTCAAAAACGCCGGATTTTGTGAGTGAGTTCGTTGTCAAAGTTGCTAGCAAAGAAACTACTGCGGATGAATGGTACTGGAGCACCGGGACGTCCTATGGCGCCCCGTTTGTCGCTGGAGTTGTTTCTCGGGCGATCTACGAGGTTCGAGAAACGTGGGGCCATGGAAAGAGTATTATCGACGGCGCTTACGCCGTTCATCCAGATGGACACCGCTTGACGAACACAGATGTGCGGCTGGCGCTAAACCGCACGGCCGCTTATTGGTCTCCAACGGACTATTCGGCCCCATCTGACCCGACGTCTTGTCTTGTTTGCACCGTTGGAGGTGCAACCGTCCCCATCACACCGGAGATTCCCGGCACGCCGGTTGGTCCGTGGCTGCAAATGGGTTGGGGCTTTGTGAACGAAAGTACGGTTCCGGCTCTCGTTTCTGTGCTTCTCGGTGAAATCCCCTTACCGGAGAAACCGGAAGGTGCGAAACATTTCATGGATCAAATCTTCAAGCTCCGAGAGATCTACTGGGGCTTGCCACGGCCCCGATAGTGCTGTTTTTTGCAGAAACCACAGATAAAGAAGGTATAGGGCGCACGTTCTCGCTCGCCGCGTGAGCGACTTGCTCTCCCGGCGGCAACTCCCTTCGGCCAGAAGCCTCCTCCCAAGAGCCCGCCGGATCTCACTCAACCCCGGTGGCCCCCGCCTCCCGAAAACCTCAAGCCCAAAGTGGGGTCGCCGGGTCAACTTGACCACGCCGGGCCGGAGATTCGGGGAGGACTTCGGAACGCCAGGCGGTTGCAGGAAGCCCCAATTCGCCCCCGAGAAAAACATCCGCAACCGCCTGGCCTCCATTCGACCACGGCCCACCGTTGACCGGCCAAACGTCCGCCCAAGGAGGTTTTGTGCGTGAGGCGCGGACATCTCCATTTCATCGTCTTTGCTCTGGGACTTGCGCTGTGCCTCCTTGGCAGCGCGGTGGCCTCGCTTGCGATGCTTTCGGCGTTCCAGGCAACCGCGGGGATTCCCAACCTCACGCCTACGGCCGTGACGGGCCTTTACGCCGTCGGTATCGGCGCGCTCTTCTTGGTCGCAAGCGCGGCCCTCTACTTGCTCCCAGGACGAGCGGAGATTTCCGCGGGGGTGTCCAGCCGTCTGGAGGCCCCTCGCTCAATGGAGGTGATAACTGAAACGGCATCTGACACTCGATCACGGTAGACTCGCGACCGATGCCTGAACAACAGGCTGGAAAAAACTCCGATCCAAACAGAAAAAAGGTTGGTGCCTCCCATGAAAATTGGTGCTGTAATCTTCGCATCGTTGATCGCCATCATGGCGATGCCGATGCCTGTGCATGCAGAAGAAAGCGTCGAGCCCGCGCCCGTAGACCTTCCTCCCGCCGCGGAACCGCCGGAATATCCCTTGTTTCCGGAGCCAATGCTGGATCTCGTGGTGGTAGAGGTTCAAACTTCTTCCGCAAGCAGCGGAGGAGCAGTTTGCACAAAGAAGGGTCAAACAACTTCGGGACCCCAAGCCGCGAATTACAACACCGGTGGCAGTGGCAGCACCACTACCACAAGCTGCCCCGGCGGATCAAACGGTGGCCGGTTGAGTCTTGTTGTCTTCGGAGCCGAGGAATACCGCTACGGCCATTGGCGAGACGTCTCGACGTGGTACCGCGTGTCGAACGACGATGATCCCAAGAATAGATACTATGTCACCGTGACACAGTTCGAAGGTAAGGGTTTTTCGTGCGGTAATCCATACCACGACATCACGGATGTTCGCCACTTGGCGCGGGGTTGGGCCGCACACGGCAATACCTTCCTTCTCGACATGGACCCGCGAGACGAAGGCACGGGCCAGTCGACCTACAGCTTCATGGTCGGCGAGTCGACCGGAATCGGGTACTCATGGACGCAAACCAAACCCGCCGAGTTCCGCTACGCCCTATACGATGGAGGAAGCGGTGGTTGGGACGACCAACAGTATGCGAACCGCGCAGGATTCGGAGCGTGGGGAGGCAACACTCGCTTTACGGGTGCACTCCAATACGCGGCCGCGGGCGCCATTCCCACCGGAGCCACGGGCTACGCCTACGTCCAGATGGTTCACAAGAGTTCGTGCAACGGGTGGAGCTGGCACACTGACGACACGGGTTGGTCATTCAGAAAGATCGACTGGGCCTAAGGAATGGCATTGAGGTGGGGAGTATGACAACGACAATGCTAAGAATCGCACTCGTTACAGCAGTCTGCGTGTTACTCCCCGCCTATTTTCCCGTCACATCGGCCAGCCAAGAAGGTCTTGTCTACACCTTCCGAGCGGGAGAAGAGTACCGGTGGAATCTCCCCCCTGAAAACTACTTGCTCGTCATGATAGGCGGCGAAACTG includes:
- a CDS encoding site-specific integrase encodes the protein MAPEVSLSVTNETFAILERLHKAGIIDLGQTLVQTNEKLIAWTYEDLQRDMIAVQKLRPTKIDGRESTVGCRLRYLRYLEQHPAAPVQLRPPNERSWLDHVAYRLQDEGASGSALNHYRKALKSLNAYLGLHWPSLNKRFEEVGAHWSLPPDDLVPRFWGEAVHPDKPNNRYLNETLRHVFHWGFWGGTRPPSELSALNLSDVNFRERTVTVTEPKKGGRKRDLVDVEPFVVTASNGKSLWHYATYVRPNVARPDSVALFLDENGDRWHPNKLGNALSEAGKAIWPDFIPYTMRRWCATKRLIDSGFNVYHVADWLGDTVATVEKHYLAKAEAKAGMKGQFHARRRRLAHG
- a CDS encoding winged helix-turn-helix transcriptional regulator, which translates into the protein MRRALVAGILALTAGLTAAVSAEGGTIKEEAGPASVKVVSDGHPVNLHYDSGGTQTDPGDDEIDVRQHVHLVQIKVKHQGLPEIGWSANLRDMWVEHPVWQFANEMFSSTYQAHAPAYARETFDVEFRDWSFKIHLNIQTPVYKDNRCEGRCELPYFGRYDGVRLPAALTLNGTDFLIWFAAEEFRRCHPDPPIIVTICPPPGFDFPEQALYDATPNVTSGYYVAEVDAKIQPGPPLNQLATHAADQLGGRIADSSEAPSNFGTTELDRGLPLSSLPPALLQAPQPLQFAASGDQRAAGIPPGSQASIPQALEAILLLLAILVVPFAILYHRLKPDRILYHPLRRRIYNAVVSSPGIHLGALAADLDVPYQTVEYHATRLEEAHILASRVFGNKRCFFLNGGRFTALEQHVNALLQRQQPRRILETLAATERLTQRDIAQNLGVHDSTIHWHLKHMRSLDLIKVLPGRPKVLSLDDTVRSVVQKSLDETRAAGRP
- a CDS encoding S8/S53 family peptidase, with protein sequence MLEAGAKVTIAIAVAVALSGCLQPSSITDANQEDLQPTGDNAGVGRPHVVVAIFDTGINPYHPAFRAVGLPEPALIIPDLPTYETVDLSFETAYDDALQKDRSSSLEPGKLYWFRDTRILGYSHYQSSSYRYAVLDEEGHGTAAASMVLKTNPDAIILAVETFPRGREILPWAANQSWIDVFSISSGPVANIPAEFISPPPREQDGLRTAVENGKLVVGAAGNEPVPPWMAPDPGAPWSIGVGGAWSNTRGETAVASKTPDFVSEFVVKVASKETTADEWYWSTGTSYGAPFVAGVVSRAIYEVRETWGHGKSIIDGAYAVHPDGHRLTNTDVRLALNRTAAYWSPTDYSAPSDPTSCLVCTVGGATVPITPEIPGTPVGPWLQMGWGFVNESTVPALVSVLLGEIPLPEKPEGAKHFMDQIFKLREIYWGLPRPR